The following proteins are encoded in a genomic region of Kineosporiaceae bacterium:
- a CDS encoding rhodanese-like domain-containing protein, with the protein MSRRTAAVLTAALALAGMTSLAGCGSSGGTAQPAPAASSVAYAAIIDVRTPAEFAQGHVVGARNIDVESAGFAAEIAALPTSGTYLVYCRSGNRSAQAAATMRDAGLTVADGGGLNDMQGLGYPFGG; encoded by the coding sequence ATGAGTCGTCGAACCGCTGCCGTCCTGACGGCTGCCCTGGCGCTGGCCGGAATGACCTCCCTTGCCGGCTGCGGATCCTCGGGCGGGACCGCGCAACCGGCCCCGGCGGCGTCCAGCGTCGCCTACGCCGCGATCATCGACGTGCGGACGCCGGCCGAGTTCGCTCAGGGGCACGTCGTCGGAGCACGCAACATCGACGTCGAGTCCGCTGGATTCGCCGCCGAGATCGCCGCGCTGCCCACGAGCGGCACCTACCTGGTCTACTGCCGCAGCGGTAACCGTTCGGCCCAGGCCGCCGCGACGATGCGTGACGCCGGGCTCACCGTGGCCGACGGCGGTGGCCTGAACGACATGCAGGGTCTGGGTTATCCCTTCGGGGGCTGA
- a CDS encoding VOC family protein, with amino-acid sequence MSTRLNPYLSFGDTARQALEFYRDVLGGELHVTTFEEFGMTDGGVGNLIMHAQLETEAGYTIMGADTPPGMERSAGSSITVALTGDDAEQLRGYWAGLSEGANVITPLEKQMWGDEYGMFIDKFGVPWMFNIAVPADPEATPTDTPTP; translated from the coding sequence ATGTCGACCCGCCTCAACCCCTACCTCAGCTTCGGCGACACCGCTCGGCAGGCCCTGGAGTTCTATCGCGACGTCCTCGGGGGTGAGTTGCACGTCACCACCTTCGAGGAGTTCGGCATGACCGACGGGGGCGTCGGAAATCTGATCATGCACGCCCAACTGGAGACCGAGGCCGGCTACACCATCATGGGTGCCGACACCCCACCCGGCATGGAGCGCAGCGCCGGGTCGTCGATCACGGTCGCTCTCACCGGCGACGACGCCGAACAGTTGCGAGGCTATTGGGCCGGACTGTCCGAGGGCGCCAACGTGATCACCCCGCTGGAGAAGCAGATGTGGGGCGACGAGTACGGCATGTTCATCGACAAGTTCGGCGTCCCGTGGATGTTCAACATCGCCGTTCCCGCCGATCCCGAGGCCACCCCCACCGACACCCCCACCCCCTGA
- a CDS encoding sugar ABC transporter permease, protein MSDRTESVTRGSVSRAARPSTELAPEVKLKGLRWWREVGWRHVVGLIAVAFAIFPVVYIISAAFNPLGSVVATGLIPKSFSLENFHKLLTDPGRPYLRWLGNSLLVAFVVTVVQVFCSALAAYAFSRFRFTGRRGGLLTLLLIQMFPQFLAAIAIFSMFTTIGEVIPRMGLNTLLGYTLVLFGGALGQVWLIKGFFDSIPKDLDEAATVDGAGHATVFFRIILPLVRPVIAVTGLLAFVGAINEFLLASIFLRGERVKTVAVGLYGLIDQDRSNNLGVFAAGALLTALPVVILFQYLQRFIAGGITAGAVKG, encoded by the coding sequence ATGAGCGATCGCACCGAGAGCGTGACGCGCGGGTCCGTCAGCCGGGCGGCGCGTCCCAGTACCGAGCTGGCGCCCGAGGTGAAGCTGAAGGGCCTGCGCTGGTGGCGCGAGGTCGGCTGGCGTCACGTCGTGGGCCTGATCGCGGTGGCCTTCGCGATCTTCCCCGTGGTCTACATCATCTCCGCGGCATTCAACCCACTGGGCTCGGTGGTGGCGACCGGGTTGATCCCCAAGTCCTTCAGCCTGGAGAACTTCCACAAGCTGCTGACCGACCCGGGCCGGCCCTACCTGCGCTGGCTGGGTAACAGTCTGCTGGTGGCTTTCGTGGTCACCGTCGTCCAGGTGTTCTGCAGCGCTCTGGCTGCCTACGCCTTCTCGCGCTTCCGGTTCACCGGACGGCGCGGCGGCCTGCTCACGCTGCTGCTGATCCAGATGTTCCCGCAGTTCCTGGCCGCGATCGCGATCTTCTCGATGTTCACCACCATCGGCGAGGTGATCCCGCGGATGGGCCTGAACACGCTGCTCGGCTACACGCTGGTGCTGTTCGGCGGTGCGCTCGGTCAGGTCTGGCTGATCAAGGGCTTCTTCGACTCGATTCCCAAGGACCTGGACGAGGCGGCCACCGTGGACGGCGCGGGTCATGCCACGGTGTTCTTCCGGATCATCCTGCCGCTGGTGCGGCCGGTGATCGCCGTGACCGGACTGCTGGCCTTCGTGGGAGCCATCAACGAGTTCCTGTTGGCCTCGATCTTCCTGCGAGGAGAGCGGGTCAAGACCGTCGCGGTGGGGCTCTACGGCCTGATCGACCAGGACCGATCGAACAACCTCGGCGTGTTCGCCGCCGGCGCACTGTTGACCGCGCTACCGGTCGTCATCCTGTTCCAGTACCTGCAGCGCTTCATCGCCGGTGGCATCACCGCCGGCGCGGTCAAGGGCTGA
- a CDS encoding ABC transporter permease subunit, which produces MVATTTPTRPTPAEPDQHRPANRPAGTTTAVLAKVIGLGLVLGLAGTITPTLLGQERWAFLAIVWIIAALALFAYLGKGRLPAKYILPGTLLLFLFVVYPVVMTAKASTTNFGDGTRQSKPETITQIIASSVTQTPDAPRYTMTVATQASVTDGPFTLFLVNQKDNSISRGTSEGLDTVAAGDVTVTDNAVTSAPGYTILTPQQVNAANAKIKEIAVPTEKGAIRPLGIRQAFEGITTLKYDEATDTITDTQTGVTYTPVTSGDREYFTSADGKRVSDQSWLATVGADNYQRALTDSRIRADFIRIFIWTVAFATLSVGTCFLLGLVLATVLNDDRLKGQRIYRSVLLLPYAIPGFISLLVWSGFFNKDFGLINSLTGLDIGWFTSVGWARTAVIVTNLWMGFPYMFLVCTGALQAIPADLKEAAAIDGASGFTQFRKITFPLLLVTVAPLLVSSFAFNFNNFNAVQLLTEGAPFAPDNPTAGGTDILISYTIRLAFGAGGAQLGFASAISVLLFVLTGVIAAIQFRATRTLEDVN; this is translated from the coding sequence ATGGTGGCAACGACAACTCCGACCCGGCCGACTCCGGCCGAACCCGACCAGCACCGCCCCGCGAACCGTCCGGCCGGTACCACGACCGCCGTGCTGGCCAAGGTGATCGGTCTGGGCCTCGTGCTCGGCCTCGCCGGCACCATCACACCCACGCTGCTCGGCCAGGAACGCTGGGCCTTCCTGGCCATCGTCTGGATCATCGCTGCGCTGGCCCTGTTCGCCTACCTCGGGAAGGGCCGGTTGCCGGCCAAGTACATCCTGCCCGGCACCCTGCTGCTGTTCCTGTTCGTGGTCTATCCGGTGGTGATGACGGCCAAGGCCTCGACCACGAACTTCGGTGACGGGACCCGGCAGTCCAAGCCGGAGACGATCACCCAGATCATCGCCTCCTCGGTCACCCAGACGCCCGACGCGCCGCGGTACACCATGACCGTGGCCACTCAGGCGTCGGTCACCGACGGGCCGTTCACGCTGTTCCTGGTGAACCAGAAGGACAACAGCATCTCGCGGGGTACGTCCGAGGGGCTGGACACCGTGGCCGCAGGCGACGTCACGGTGACCGACAATGCCGTGACCTCGGCGCCGGGTTACACCATCCTCACCCCGCAACAGGTCAACGCCGCCAACGCGAAGATCAAGGAGATCGCGGTCCCGACCGAGAAGGGCGCGATCCGACCGCTGGGAATCCGCCAGGCGTTCGAGGGCATCACCACGCTGAAGTACGACGAAGCGACCGACACGATCACCGACACCCAGACCGGGGTGACGTACACGCCGGTCACGTCCGGCGATCGCGAGTACTTCACCTCCGCCGACGGCAAGCGGGTCTCCGATCAGTCCTGGCTGGCCACCGTGGGGGCGGACAACTACCAACGGGCACTGACGGATTCGCGCATCCGAGCGGACTTCATCCGGATCTTCATCTGGACCGTTGCCTTCGCGACGTTGTCCGTCGGCACCTGCTTCCTGCTCGGTCTGGTACTCGCCACGGTGCTCAACGACGACCGACTCAAGGGCCAACGGATCTACCGGTCGGTGCTCCTGCTGCCCTACGCCATCCCCGGCTTCATCTCGTTGCTCGTCTGGTCGGGCTTCTTCAACAAGGACTTCGGCCTGATCAACAGCCTGACCGGGCTCGACATCGGCTGGTTCACCTCCGTCGGGTGGGCGCGCACCGCGGTGATCGTGACCAACCTCTGGATGGGGTTCCCCTACATGTTCCTGGTGTGTACAGGGGCACTGCAGGCGATCCCGGCGGATCTGAAGGAGGCGGCGGCGATCGACGGGGCCAGCGGGTTCACCCAGTTCCGCAAGATCACGTTTCCCCTGTTGCTGGTGACCGTGGCACCGTTGCTGGTGAGCTCGTTCGCCTTCAACTTCAACAACTTCAACGCCGTCCAGCTGCTCACCGAGGGGGCACCCTTCGCCCCGGACAACCCCACTGCAGGCGGCACCGACATCCTGATCAGCTACACCATCCGGCTGGCCTTCGGCGCGGGCGGTGCCCAGCTCGGGTTCGCCTCGGCGATCTCGGTGTTGTTGTTCGTGTTGACCGGCGTGATCGCCGCGATCCAGTTCCGGGCCACCCGCACCCTCGAGGATGTGAACTGA
- a CDS encoding maltose ABC transporter substrate-binding protein, which produces MRMSPRVLAVLAGATLLTTACGGGSTTPSASSSAPDASASASAPAASPSGSAAPVRSNADLVIWTDELKAPGVKPIAAKFAADNGITVDVQVISADLQANFVTANAAGNGPDVFTGAHDWIGNLVQNGAIAPLQIGADKLSGYAPIAVKATTYQSKLYALPYGFEAIALYRNTAVAPNEPKTLDEAITVGQAAVKAGKVESALNLQQGDNGDAYHMEPVMTSMGGYLFGSTSAGDYDPKDLGVGKPGSIAAAKKIYELGEKGSKVLRRSISGDNSIALFASGKAAYLVSGPWALPDIKKSGMKYAISPVPGFAGQKPAKPFSGVQGFYVASKGKNQAFAQEFVANAMNTEAAMQSMYDGAKIPPAMNSVAAKVGADSPDVKVFVEAAKGGDPMPAIPAMQEVWEPLGKAYSAIIGGADPTTTMTATGKAIAAKIG; this is translated from the coding sequence ATGCGTATGTCCCCCCGGGTGCTGGCCGTTCTGGCCGGCGCCACTCTGCTCACCACGGCGTGTGGCGGTGGCTCGACCACCCCCAGTGCGTCGAGCTCGGCCCCGGATGCCAGCGCGTCGGCGTCCGCGCCGGCGGCCAGTCCCTCGGGTAGTGCCGCCCCGGTTCGCAGCAATGCGGACCTGGTGATCTGGACCGACGAGCTGAAGGCTCCCGGCGTCAAGCCCATCGCCGCGAAGTTCGCGGCCGACAACGGCATCACGGTCGACGTCCAGGTCATCTCCGCCGACCTGCAGGCCAACTTCGTCACCGCCAATGCCGCCGGCAACGGTCCCGATGTGTTCACCGGTGCCCACGACTGGATCGGCAACCTGGTGCAGAACGGGGCCATCGCGCCGCTGCAGATCGGTGCCGACAAGCTGTCCGGCTACGCGCCGATCGCGGTCAAGGCGACGACCTATCAGAGCAAGCTCTACGCGTTGCCGTACGGCTTCGAGGCGATTGCCCTCTACCGCAACACGGCCGTTGCCCCGAACGAGCCCAAGACGCTCGACGAGGCCATCACGGTCGGGCAGGCAGCGGTCAAGGCCGGCAAGGTCGAGTCCGCACTCAACCTGCAGCAGGGCGACAACGGCGACGCCTACCACATGGAGCCGGTCATGACCTCCATGGGCGGCTATCTGTTCGGCAGCACCTCGGCGGGCGACTACGACCCGAAGGACCTCGGCGTCGGCAAGCCGGGCTCCATCGCGGCCGCCAAGAAGATCTACGAGCTCGGTGAGAAGGGCAGCAAGGTGTTGCGCCGTTCGATCAGCGGTGACAACTCGATCGCGCTGTTCGCCAGTGGAAAGGCCGCCTACCTGGTCTCCGGTCCGTGGGCGCTGCCGGACATCAAGAAGTCCGGCATGAAGTACGCCATCTCGCCGGTTCCCGGGTTCGCCGGTCAGAAGCCGGCCAAGCCGTTCTCCGGCGTCCAGGGCTTCTACGTCGCCTCCAAGGGCAAGAACCAGGCCTTCGCGCAGGAGTTCGTGGCCAACGCCATGAACACCGAGGCCGCCATGCAGTCGATGTACGACGGCGCCAAGATCCCGCCGGCGATGAACTCGGTGGCGGCCAAGGTCGGTGCCGACAGCCCCGACGTGAAGGTGTTCGTCGAGGCCGCCAAGGGCGGTGACCCGATGCCGGCCATCCCGGCCATGCAGGAGGTCTGGGAGCCGCTGGGCAAGGCCTATTCGGCCATCATCGGCGGCGCTGATCCGACGACCACGATGACCGCCACCGGCAAGGCGATCGCGGCCAAGATCGGCTAG
- a CDS encoding LacI family DNA-binding transcriptional regulator, with amino-acid sequence MRVRLSDIAARAKVSEATVSRVLNDKPGVSADNRRAILATMERLGYERPTRMRAKRAGLIGLIVPELDNPVFPSFAQRIESALAHHGYTPVLCSQSQGVVHEDEYVRMLIDRHVAGIIFVSGIHANSDTDPQRYVALREQGLPIVLVNGYVPGVDAPFLSNDDAATIDLSVQHLSELGHRRIGLAMGPERYVPVLRKVAAFDLALRRHVDPTLGPAEVRDLVEHSVFSVDGGAEATGALIERGVTAVICGSDVMALGAFREARARGLDLPGELSVVGSDGIPYAEYFAPALTTVRSPIEDMADAAAQALLAEIAGHPAPRAEYMFRPQLLVRSSTAAPDGVRHHSAVSHRTAR; translated from the coding sequence ATGCGGGTGCGTCTGAGTGACATCGCGGCGCGTGCCAAGGTCAGTGAGGCGACAGTCAGCCGGGTGCTCAACGACAAGCCCGGGGTCTCGGCGGACAATCGGCGGGCGATCCTGGCGACGATGGAGCGCCTCGGGTACGAACGCCCGACCCGGATGCGCGCCAAGCGCGCCGGCCTGATCGGGCTGATCGTGCCCGAGTTGGACAACCCGGTGTTCCCCAGCTTCGCGCAACGGATCGAGAGCGCCCTGGCTCACCACGGCTACACCCCGGTGCTGTGCTCACAGTCGCAGGGCGTGGTGCACGAGGACGAGTACGTGCGCATGCTGATCGACCGGCACGTCGCCGGCATCATCTTCGTCTCGGGCATCCACGCCAACAGCGATACCGACCCCCAGCGCTACGTCGCGCTGCGCGAGCAGGGCCTGCCGATCGTGTTGGTCAACGGCTACGTCCCCGGCGTCGACGCTCCCTTCCTGTCCAACGATGACGCGGCGACGATCGACCTCTCCGTGCAGCATCTGAGCGAATTGGGCCACCGCCGCATCGGCCTGGCGATGGGACCCGAGCGGTACGTCCCGGTGCTGCGCAAGGTCGCCGCATTCGACCTTGCACTGCGCCGCCACGTCGACCCCACGCTCGGCCCGGCCGAGGTCCGTGATCTGGTGGAGCACTCCGTGTTCTCCGTCGACGGCGGGGCCGAGGCCACCGGCGCGCTGATCGAGCGAGGCGTCACGGCCGTGATCTGCGGCAGCGATGTGATGGCCCTGGGCGCCTTCCGTGAAGCGCGGGCGCGAGGCCTCGACCTGCCGGGTGAGCTGTCGGTGGTCGGCAGCGACGGCATCCCGTACGCCGAGTACTTCGCCCCGGCCCTGACCACGGTTCGCTCCCCCATCGAGGACATGGCGGACGCCGCAGCGCAGGCCCTGCTGGCCGAGATCGCCGGACACCCCGCCCCGCGCGCGGAGTACATGTTCCGCCCACAACTCCTGGTGCGCTCCTCCACGGCCGCACCGGACGGCGTCCGACACCACAGCGCTGTCAGCCATCGGACCGCAAGGTGA
- a CDS encoding alpha-amylase, with protein sequence MDDLDRFQPRSPVTLTHPDWCRDAVIYQLNTRQFTPEGTFRAAQDHLERLADLGVGIIWLMPVHEIGRQHRKGTLGSPYAVRDHYSVNPEFGDLDDLRSFVRAAHDLGLRVILDWVANHTAWDNVLVTEHPEWFDRDPLGELRSTPWWDWDDVIDLDYSRPELRRYMTQALAYWVREVDVDGFRCDVAGYVPTDFWEHARTELERIKPVFLLAEWESRELHHAAFDATYAWTWNVTMHHIASGRADVKALHIYYSWNEKAFPRRSMRLMFVSNHDKNAWEGTEYEQFGDAVDAAIVLSVIGEGLPMIYSGQEAGNPRRLPFFERDPIDWQPHRMAEVYRQLITLRRRCPALWNSDWGARMHWVPSTEGTRVLSFVRDNGTQKVFACLNLSPHPVEVSFSGLLHLGHYEDALPGLSAPGPEVLAADTSVSLPPWGYRVLRSGPLVDLDRTLRTGSPGMSA encoded by the coding sequence ATGGACGACCTCGATCGGTTTCAACCGCGCAGCCCGGTGACGCTGACCCACCCGGACTGGTGCCGGGATGCGGTCATCTATCAGCTGAACACCCGCCAGTTCACCCCCGAGGGCACCTTCCGGGCCGCCCAGGACCACCTCGAACGCCTCGCCGACCTCGGCGTGGGCATCATCTGGCTGATGCCGGTGCACGAGATCGGCCGACAGCACCGCAAGGGCACGCTCGGCAGCCCGTATGCGGTGCGCGACCACTACAGCGTCAATCCCGAGTTCGGTGACCTGGACGACCTGCGGTCGTTCGTCCGCGCCGCCCACGACCTCGGACTACGGGTGATCCTGGACTGGGTCGCCAACCACACCGCCTGGGACAACGTCCTGGTCACCGAGCACCCCGAGTGGTTCGATCGCGACCCGTTGGGTGAGCTGCGTTCGACACCCTGGTGGGACTGGGACGACGTCATCGACCTCGACTACTCCCGGCCCGAACTGCGCCGCTACATGACACAGGCCCTGGCGTACTGGGTGCGCGAGGTGGACGTCGACGGGTTCCGCTGCGATGTCGCCGGCTACGTACCCACCGACTTCTGGGAGCACGCCCGCACCGAACTGGAGCGCATCAAGCCGGTGTTCCTGTTGGCGGAGTGGGAGTCCCGCGAGCTGCACCATGCCGCCTTCGACGCCACCTACGCCTGGACCTGGAACGTGACCATGCACCACATCGCCTCCGGCCGAGCCGATGTCAAGGCGCTGCACATCTACTACTCGTGGAACGAGAAGGCCTTCCCGCGGCGGTCGATGCGCCTGATGTTCGTCAGCAACCACGACAAGAATGCCTGGGAGGGAACCGAGTACGAGCAATTCGGCGACGCGGTGGACGCCGCGATCGTGCTCTCGGTGATCGGCGAGGGGCTGCCGATGATCTACAGCGGCCAAGAGGCCGGAAACCCCCGCCGGCTGCCGTTCTTCGAACGCGACCCCATCGACTGGCAGCCTCATCGCATGGCCGAGGTGTATCGGCAACTCATCACATTGCGTCGGCGGTGCCCGGCGCTGTGGAACAGCGACTGGGGCGCGCGTATGCACTGGGTGCCCAGCACCGAGGGAACCCGGGTCCTGAGCTTCGTACGCGACAACGGCACCCAGAAGGTCTTCGCCTGCCTGAACCTGTCCCCGCATCCCGTCGAGGTGAGCTTCTCGGGACTGCTGCATCTCGGCCATTACGAGGACGCCCTGCCGGGACTGTCGGCACCCGGCCCCGAGGTCCTGGCGGCCGACACCTCGGTCAGCCTGCCCCCCTGGGGTTATCGGGTCCTGCGCTCCGGGCCTTTGGTCGACCTCGACAGGACGTTGAGAACCGGTTCGCCCGGTATGTCGGCATAG
- a CDS encoding CoA transferase, translating into MGWWNGLVNPLLVEVLPALQLEAADVVRHLDLVPGTALPSRLDVGSLAAGAVAAAGLAARAVRGGDRVQVDPRQVAIAVSNDRRQTIDGMPGQAFAPHSGFFEAADGWVRTHANYAHHRARLLARLGLSPEADVRALAAAIADRPAQQLEDEITAAGGIAVRVRAPAEWAAGDQARAVRGHDLLSVRAVTSHRPVPVRDRPRVLDLTRVLAGPVATRTLALVGCDVLRVDPPHLPEDDGTHLETDSGKRTTELDLRDPAARRRFEDLLGEADVLVTGYRPGALAAFGLDEATLARRYPPLIVATLSAWTPSGPWGARRGFDSIVQAATGIAVIESPDGVRPGALPAQVLDHATGYLIAAGVLTAIRRRAVAGGTWRVSAHLARTAAWLLARSPGEPEQDRIAPLALDDLAPYLVSTVTDHGTVVQSRPALRLDGRFDTFAWVGRRRGADDAAWAGAITGGDDGTPPRAARS; encoded by the coding sequence ATGGGCTGGTGGAATGGGTTGGTGAACCCGCTCCTGGTCGAGGTGCTGCCCGCCCTGCAGCTGGAGGCCGCGGACGTCGTCCGTCATCTCGACCTCGTTCCCGGCACCGCCCTGCCATCGCGGCTCGACGTCGGCTCGCTCGCGGCGGGAGCGGTGGCAGCCGCCGGTCTGGCGGCCCGGGCCGTGCGGGGAGGGGATCGGGTGCAGGTCGATCCCCGGCAGGTCGCCATCGCCGTGAGCAATGATCGACGGCAGACGATCGACGGGATGCCGGGCCAGGCCTTTGCGCCGCACTCGGGCTTCTTCGAGGCCGCCGATGGGTGGGTGCGCACACACGCCAACTACGCCCATCACCGGGCGCGGTTGCTCGCGAGGCTCGGCCTGTCGCCCGAGGCCGACGTGCGGGCACTCGCGGCCGCGATCGCCGACCGGCCGGCGCAACAGCTCGAGGACGAGATCACCGCGGCGGGCGGGATCGCCGTCCGGGTGCGGGCCCCGGCCGAGTGGGCTGCGGGTGATCAGGCGCGTGCCGTCCGGGGGCACGACCTGCTCTCGGTGAGGGCGGTGACCAGCCATCGCCCGGTGCCGGTCCGGGATCGGCCACGGGTGCTGGACCTGACCCGGGTGTTGGCCGGACCGGTGGCGACCCGCACCCTGGCCCTGGTGGGTTGCGACGTGCTGCGCGTCGACCCGCCGCACCTGCCCGAGGACGACGGCACCCACCTCGAGACAGACAGCGGCAAGCGCACCACCGAGCTGGATCTGCGAGACCCGGCCGCTCGGCGGCGATTCGAGGACCTGCTGGGCGAGGCCGACGTCCTGGTGACCGGGTACCGGCCGGGGGCGTTGGCCGCCTTCGGCCTGGACGAGGCCACCCTGGCCCGGCGGTACCCGCCGCTGATCGTCGCGACACTGTCGGCATGGACGCCGAGTGGGCCGTGGGGCGCTCGACGGGGATTCGACAGCATCGTGCAGGCGGCGACCGGGATCGCGGTGATCGAGTCACCGGACGGCGTGCGCCCGGGGGCGCTCCCCGCGCAGGTGCTCGATCACGCCACCGGCTATCTGATCGCCGCCGGGGTGTTGACGGCGATTCGTCGGCGCGCCGTGGCGGGCGGCACCTGGCGGGTGTCGGCGCACCTGGCCCGTACTGCTGCCTGGCTCCTCGCGCGGTCGCCGGGTGAGCCGGAGCAGGACCGGATCGCGCCTCTGGCGCTCGACGATCTCGCGCCGTACCTGGTGAGCACGGTCACCGACCACGGCACCGTGGTGCAGTCCCGTCCGGCGTTACGACTGGACGGCAGGTTCGACACCTTCGCCTGGGTGGGTCGCCGTCGCGGTGCCGACGACGCGGCCTGGGCGGGTGCGATCACCGGCGGGGACGACGGAACGCCACCACGAGCGGCACGATCGTGA
- a CDS encoding alpha/beta fold hydrolase, translated as MVAPEFARTRRVVAPDQLGFGGTATGQDRQFGRAAWTEHAIAVMDAVGLDRVDVVGNSMGGAIALSLAAAVPDRVRRVVAMGSVGIQMPLSEGLDDVWGYTPSFENMERIVHLFTDDERLITGDLITMRYEASAVPTIRASWEAMFPAPRQRWLDDLALSQDELKSLRQPTLLIHGRDDRVIPLATSSIPMMNLIPDVELHVFGGCGHWTMIERAPQFVTLVSDFLDR; from the coding sequence GTGGTGGCACCCGAGTTCGCCCGGACCCGACGAGTCGTCGCCCCAGATCAGCTCGGCTTCGGTGGCACGGCCACCGGCCAGGACCGTCAGTTCGGGCGGGCTGCCTGGACCGAGCACGCCATCGCCGTGATGGACGCGGTGGGCCTGGACCGGGTGGACGTCGTCGGCAACTCGATGGGCGGCGCGATCGCGCTCTCGCTGGCGGCGGCCGTACCCGACCGGGTGCGCCGCGTCGTGGCGATGGGCAGTGTGGGCATCCAGATGCCGCTGTCCGAGGGGCTGGACGACGTGTGGGGGTACACGCCGTCGTTCGAGAACATGGAGCGCATCGTCCACCTGTTCACCGACGACGAGCGATTGATCACCGGTGACCTGATCACGATGCGCTACGAGGCGAGTGCCGTCCCGACCATCCGCGCCTCGTGGGAGGCGATGTTCCCCGCGCCGCGGCAACGGTGGCTGGACGACCTGGCCCTGAGCCAGGACGAGCTGAAGAGCCTGCGGCAGCCGACGCTGCTGATCCACGGCCGCGACGATCGGGTGATCCCGCTGGCCACCTCCTCGATCCCGATGATGAACCTGATCCCGGACGTCGAACTGCACGTCTTCGGCGGCTGCGGCCACTGGACCATGATCGAACGTGCGCCGCAGTTCGTGACCCTGGTGAGCGACTTCCTCGATCGGTAG
- a CDS encoding amidohydrolase produces MPLIDARVRLPQDRRPDATYTMTGRAAESYDRVLNLTDKINSGSLTALLEALDAAGVRQAVMHAESEGGESADALNAALVEVIDEYPDRFVGVGTVDLHELRPRRACAQVDAAARVGLRGICLEPAFFSLDIDDRLLYPVYARAEELGLVVAVHTGINYARTHPIRHERPEMLDQVAVDFPELRLIAAHAGWPWATEFAAVARRHPTVFLEFGGLAPKYVARAGTGWEVVFAMMPNLLRAQVLFATDWPVIDPVRALAEWRAAGLDAATLDSLLGGNAAALFGLDRPTLGLDLDSWFGHA; encoded by the coding sequence ATGCCGCTGATCGATGCCCGGGTTCGGCTGCCGCAGGATCGCCGACCGGATGCCACCTACACCATGACCGGCCGCGCAGCGGAGTCCTACGACCGGGTGCTGAACCTGACCGACAAGATCAACTCCGGCAGCCTGACGGCCCTGCTCGAAGCCCTGGACGCCGCGGGCGTGCGGCAAGCGGTGATGCACGCCGAGAGCGAGGGCGGCGAGAGCGCAGATGCCCTCAACGCCGCGCTCGTCGAGGTGATCGACGAGTACCCGGACCGGTTCGTCGGGGTCGGCACCGTCGACCTGCACGAGCTGCGTCCGCGTCGGGCCTGCGCCCAGGTGGACGCCGCGGCGAGAGTCGGGTTGCGCGGCATCTGCCTCGAGCCCGCGTTCTTCTCCCTCGACATCGACGATCGACTGCTCTACCCGGTCTACGCCCGCGCCGAGGAGCTCGGCCTCGTGGTGGCGGTACACACCGGCATCAACTACGCCCGCACCCACCCGATCCGGCACGAGCGGCCCGAGATGCTCGACCAGGTCGCGGTCGACTTCCCCGAGCTGCGCCTGATCGCCGCACATGCCGGGTGGCCCTGGGCAACCGAGTTCGCCGCCGTCGCCCGGCGCCACCCGACGGTCTTCCTGGAGTTCGGCGGTCTGGCCCCCAAGTACGTCGCGCGGGCCGGCACCGGGTGGGAGGTGGTGTTCGCGATGATGCCCAACCTGCTGCGCGCCCAGGTGCTGTTCGCCACCGACTGGCCGGTGATCGACCCCGTCCGGGCGTTGGCCGAGTGGCGCGCGGCAGGGCTGGACGCCGCGACCCTCGACTCCCTGCTCGGCGGCAACGCCGCCGCGCTGTTCGGTCTCGATCGCCCCACCCTCGGACTCGACCTCGACAGCTGGTTCGGCCACGCGTGA